CGATACTATACATACCGTTTGGGTGATCCATTCCTGCCGTTTGCAAATGATTAAGCTAATCTCTGAAGTACGGTTCAGCTACGGTTTATATGCTATGTGTATTACCGGCGTGTATTTAACTCTCTaagcgtttatttattttatgttttaactttgttttctgCCACCTTTCAGCTGtaagaacgaaaaaaaaaaaaaaaaaaacgatttgcaCCCCGAGTGGTTTCACTACAACTCCCAGAGGGCATTGCGGCAGCAGCGCACCTTCTAGCTATTCCCAGATTGTGCGGGGAACGCTGGGATATGtagttgaaaaaaacaacaacaaacaaggcAAAAGATATTGCCACCTGGCGCAGTGAATCTCCGTTGTTTGCCGGTTGACTCTTGTGTAAATAGACCTAAAAGGTGGTTTTGACGTTGTTGTATATAAATGAAAGCTGCTTCCAAAATGTACGTATTGTTATAACCCGAACCTACCTCTGCAAATGGACAACCAAGAAGTGAACTACACAAACCAGCCAACGCTCGACGACCCGCTGCTGTGCAACGCCCTGTAAAATTGCAATACCCTGTAACATATATGCAATCGGGTGGTCTGGCGATTCGTCTTCAGCACTTTCGCCACGGTTTGTTTTGCTGGAATCCCGAAGCCACCCCCTCCTCTAATGTAAAGAGTAGGTTAAGAGCGCGGGTTTGTCTATATTTGCATCATTACGGCACGATGTATTTTACTCATCAAAAACCACTCGATTGCATATAGTAGAAGCAGGGGATGCACAATCTTATGGGATGCAAAGTATTACGCAGCGCCTGGGCGGTTTAACAATTGTAGGGTAAGGCTGAGGGTTAGTCTGTATTCGCCTGGTACAGGCAGAGGAAACTGATTTCCACGAGGGAACGGAATTCTTCGTAACAACGGCCACAGTCCGAGCTGCTAACTCTTTATTGCTATAGAAAGTAGACACACTTTTCATCAGACGCAATTATTATCACGCTGAGGGAACGCGAAGCCGCTGCTCTGCGGCTTgcagcttggtttcaggagactgtaggtttcaggacgctgcgcggcacaccaggcagggagacttgggggtttgatacagcaaacctcaaactaggtcttcCCGGGtggggtctcctggaaccagcttCCAAGCTCCTGCAAaatgtggctttgtgttccctggGCTTAAGACTTGATTAAGGAAGTAGCTGAACTGTTTGAAGAATCAAAGCCCATCAGAGACTATATTTTTGTCACAATAAAGTAGGACTTATCAACTATGAGCACCAGCTGTTCCTTGGTTTCTGACAGATTTCAGTGTAAATCTCCAGTGCTGTTTGAAATGTCTTTGATATATGTTCCTCCCTCCAGTCCTATGCCCCACCCCTTATCCCTCATGCCCCACCCCTTATCCCTCACGCCCCACCCATATCCCCAATGCCCCACCCTCTATCCCCCATGCCCCTCCCACACCGTCTCAATGTTTAAGATGGAATGAAGTTAAGTTTTTCACTGAATGTCGTTAATTCTCCTGTTTATTCTTGAATGTAGCTACACAACCAAAGCAAAGaaagctgaattttttttttcactttaaacttTAAACGCTGGACTTTTTATAACCAGATAAATGAATAAGTAGAAAAATCCAAATAAAATGACACAATCTGATAAAAAAGACCGTCTGCTCAAATACCTCATGATGTCAAATTGTTTGTTGTGATGTTGcactaagaaataaaaaaatatgtcattTGGTAAAATAACTGCTGCCTGTGTGGAGTGGATTGAATCATGAGTCTCGTATCGCTGCATACAGCTCGgcccaaaagctttgcatcacaaAGAATTTTAagactgagacataattaaagaaaatgaaactctATGAATGTAATTTAGATCTTTGATTTAACAGCAATCAAAGAAAGTACTACCGCAAAACATCTACCAGAAGGAAGCCATGATAGCGATACagtatttgattttgaaatgtcacattttcgtTAAGTATAAGGAAAAACTTCACAGCGatggtgtggaattcaatatgataacaagggaacattattcagcagctttcactggactctatgaagctgagggagttcattctatatagagggggtgcaattcaatatgagaacaagggaacattattcagcagctttcactggactctatgaagctgagggagttcattctatatagagggggtgcaattcaatatgttaacaagggaacattattcagcagctttcactggactctatgaagctgagggagttcattctatatagagggggtgaaattcaatatgataacaagggaacattattcagcagctttcactggactctatgaagctgagagaGTTCATtatatatagagggggtgcaattcaatatgataacaagggaacattattcagcagctttcactggactctatgaagcaaaatgaattcattctatagtgctgcaaaatgtttggccattgATGTGCATTATTTAGATGGCCTGGATAGCTTATAGAACAATGTCGTTAACACTGCATACTGGAGGTCTGTCCAGGTCTGTGGTTGATTGATGGGACGCCCCTGCACGACACGATACTCTGCTGATCCCACGtggttactttttctttttatattaacgCTGTGTGAACAGATGGCTCTAGTGGCGCGAGCGACTTTCTTCCTTTCAGTGTTACCTCTGTATTTATTTGCCGGCAGGCAGTCGGATTCCTCTTTGTTGTTGGGTGAGAGGAACACACAGGGGGGACAAAGATTTTAACACTGCTTTCTGCAAAGACTGAAGGAAAGGTACTCCCAGAGTCGAGAAACGTAACTGGGTTGGAGTCTTTATTGCATCCCAGACCAAATCTTTCTTCCAGACAattatttactttgtgttttctacCCACAACGAGACGCTAGCCTGCATAATTAGTTACACCTCAAGCGCGCGTGCACTGGAAGCATGGAGATTATAAAGCAAATTTGTCAGTTcatttttgaatattatttcaACGTGCTTCATTCATACTGTGCAATGCAATACTGCATACATAGGTTTAGACTGTAGATCTGAAAACTAATAATAGCGacttaaaaataagaataataataatagtaataatagggaataataataataataataattattattattattcgtatcttattattatatattattattattattagtgaataataataataataataaaaataattaactatTACATTcatattattagtaatattatagttatgattataataattattattattatagtattataataGTAGCTTGGCCTCAATGAGTCGCCGTACAAAAGACACTTCATCGAACAGGAACAGATTTAAAAGAAATTCGAAAAATCTCTCAGGTAGGTGCCGGCCCTCAATTCTGATCGCTGAAACTGGAGGCAGACAATGCGACACATGCCCACTAGGTGGCTCTCTGTGCCAAATTAAAATTGCATTAGAACGCGAGAAAAGGCACCTGGACCATCtcaaaagacagagagagagagagagagagaggatgatcGAGGCAGGTGTGACATCACGAGGTGATTACATCACAGGGTAGCAGCCGTAGAGAGCGATGCCACATTGATTGCCTTTGTTCCTCGACATCCGGATGTAGCCTTGGTCCCCAAAATGTGTACCCCAGCTGCGAAACAAGATACAAAAAATTAACGATCAGAAAATAAAACGCATTATTTTGACATCAGTGACATTGCTCAGGGTTAgtgtcacaacacacacacacacacacacacacacacacacacacacacacacacacacacacacacacacacacacacacacacagcgagtcagtggctgagccggaatttgaacctcctggtatcaagcccccttTCTCTAACCCCAAGCCTCCTCATCCATGTGTTTCGAATGGGTTCCTACGGTGATCGCAGCCGTCATTTCCTGTTTGTTATACGGTTTTCAAAGGTATGGTTTTGAAAtacactgtgtattgttttgtctGTTCAAAAGGTGGTATGTGGTAACACGCCAGGTTTCAGATAGCGTTGCCCACTTTTAGTCATATTAGACTGGCTGTAATGAGATCGCACCTGTTCTTCACAAGCCAGAAGTCTTGTCCATTCAGTGTCCCGTAGCCTACAGTCAGCACTCCGTGGTTGACTATCTGAGTGCAGCTCGGATCATTATACACACCTACAATGAGAAAGATATATCATGGTTACATGGTGCCAGTGAAAACAAGTTATGCATACTTAAAGAGAAAGCAGCGCCCTGGCTCTAAAAAATACAGGGCGTTACACATCGTGTGTAGGTTACTACAATAGTGTTGACTGTTCCGCTTGCCATCGACAAAAGTGACACCTGTGGAACCAGTCCTTAAGAGTTCAAAATTAAGTTAAACATGGAGTTTAACTAAGGATGTCTAATAGtaccagaccatgtttcaaatctTATCATTATCAGAGTTGTCTGTTCCAAACCCACCTTTGCATTTCTGCATCTGAAGTTATTGTACCAAATTAACAACTTCGTAACTCTACTGAGGCTAAAGTCACCTCAAGGTCATAGAAATTGTTTATCGTAGTCCAACACATACATTACTTGTACTGAACTTTCCTTTTAGAGAAGCAGTGACTCTCGCATCTTATAGCAGGCACCTACCCATACTCTGTGCAGAAGAATTGGTCCCCGCGTGGCATCGATGATCACTGGGATAGTTTACGGGTTATTACAGTAATATTCACTGCGGCTTCCTTCGGTCCTCTCTCTGCCCTTTGGGGAGCCGGATGTATGAGGAGCACGTCATGTAAGCCGAACTGTTGGCGGGTCACACATCTGAATAACTGTTGCACCACTTTCGACAACAGTCGTTTCAAATCctgaggtttgctgtatcaaacccccagtCGTTAAGTTCTACCCTGCCTGGTGTGCTGCGCAGCGTCCTGAAATCTACAGACTGAACTTCTTATAGTTCTACCACAACCGATAATGCAGGGCAGCGGCTTCGCGTTCCCTCGGCTTAAAAGAAAACTTTATCCACAGTAGCTGATCACTAGACTGGCGCTGGCTTCACCTAGAGGAACTTGGTATAATCTAGCCTACTTGTACGTTTTCACTTTTAGAGAAAGCAGTACTGTATGGCAATGCTAGCAGGCACCTACCGCTTCTGTACAGAATGAATTGGGGCCGCGTGGCATCGATGGCCACTGATACGGGTCCCACAGTACCCACGGCTTCCTTCAGGGCCTCCTCGCTGCCTTCTGGGAGCTCAACATATTTGGAACAGCTGGCAGCCTTGTTGGCAGGGTCATAGTGGCACTGGCCTTCCTAAGGgacaaacaggttttttttccccagtcgTTATTGAGGGCAGTGGTTTTGtgcttattattatatacagtgagGAAGACACTAGCCTGAACCTTTAGCCCACTTGACTGaacttcttatagttttaccacaACCGATAATTAAACTTTGGGATTGGccagcaaaataaaagaaaactttaTCCACAGTagctgatcactagatggcgctggcttcCGTAGAGTTACTTTGTATGATCTAGCCTATGATAAATATATCAGTGGCAGGCAAGcagaattgaagagcagctcctgaacccagaCCTCACGGATTGGAAGAGAGTTTGGACTCACTCTGGCAGTGTAGGGGTAGGATGAGTCCGAGTCGATGCCCTGGTTGTCGATGACGTACTGGAAGGCCTCGGTCATGTAGCCCCCATTGCAGCCTAGGTTCCCATACTTCGAGGAGCAGTCCACCAGGTTCTGAGGACTCAGAGACACCAGCTGGCCCGTTTTCAGTTTCAGCTGCCCCTCCAGGGCTCCGGCGGCACTGAACGCCCAACAGGAACCACAGGCCCCCTGGCAAACCCCCCAGAAAACATGTCAGTTTTATTCTGCAGCCAAAGGATAAGGATCTATAAGAAGGcttggtgatccagtggttaaaggggcttgataccaggaggctCAAAtcccactgactccctgtgtgtgtgtgaccctgagcaagtcactgaacctccttgtgctccgtccttcagacgagACGTGAAACATTGGAGagtcctgcagcagcagcagcagcagttgttgatgatgcagagttcacccccctagtctctgtaagtcgctttggataaaagatTCTGCTAATTGACTCATTAATAAGACCACTTCTGATCTTAAAGACTTCAGTGAAGTCCCTTTgatttttctaggctgaagaggtTTTGTATTTTGAACCTGCCCTCGGAGCTCATCTCGTTAAGTACTGGATCAGCCCAGTTGCCTTGCCTGGTATTTCACTTCTGTCACGCAGCCTTTGTCCCTCCAGTCGATGGCGTCGGGCACAATGGCACCAGAGGACCGGGTGAAGGTGGCATTGCCTCTCTCGAGGTTAGAGGGCAGCCGGACACCAGTCAACTTGGCTAAAACCTCTTCGCTGGTCTAGACGGAAAGAAATCAAAGAGGTCAGTGGTCAGCATTCGTTATTTCAACAGCAAGACTTACATTAGCAGGGTTGACTTTACAGTTACaagtttaccagacctctctgtgctttacaatgcttccctatgctttaccagacctctctgtgctttacaatgcttccctatgctttaccagacctctctgtgctttacaatgcttccctatgctttacccacctctctgtgctttacaatgcttcgctatgctttaccagacctctctgtgctttacaatgcttccctatgctttaccagacctctctgtgctttacaatgcttccctatgctttaccagacctctctgtgctttacaatgcttccctatgctttaccagacctctctgtgctttacaatgcttccctgtgctttaccagacctctctgtgctttacaatgcttccctatgctttaccagacctctctgtgctttacaatgcttccctatgctttaccagacctctctgagctttacaatgcttccctatgctttaccagacctctctgtgctttacaatgctttcgctgtgctttattaaactttgctgtgctttaactaCAGGAATAAGGGAGACAGCAAGGAATGGTTCTTTAGTGTCACACTGAGCACAGTTATTGTCGCAGCTTGCTGTGCTGGAATGTTCCACTGTGCTCTCTGCAGGGGTGAGGGAGTGGAGCCCCTACCATGTCTCCCAGGTGGTTCATGCCCAGGTCGTAGGTGTGCATCCCCAGCGAATGCTCCAGATTGTGAAGGGTGATGAGTTTGAGGTTCTTCTCCCAGGTCACTCTCCTCTCCCCATCCTCCTCCTGTCCAGGGAACAGGCGCAAACACAGCATGACTTTGGCTGTCTTCAGGACAGTGCTGTACTCTCCATGTGCGTGTTACTATCTATAATTACTACCATGtgtaattataaaataacatacacacacaaattcaGACTTTTGTGTAAGAAAggttctttaaaacattttaggaATAATTATCTATGTTGGGCACTGGGTTCCTTTTTGCAgggtgggagtgggagtgggagtggcaGTGGGAGGGCTGTACCTGGCTGGAGTAGTCTTTGTTGTAGGTTTTCTTCCACAGATCCCAGTGTAGATCCAGCGTGGGGTCAATATGCAGACGAGCTATCGCCGGAGCGCACAGCAGCGTCACTAGCACGCACGCAAGCAGCATCCTGCCAGTACAAACACACAGGGGCATGCAGATCAGTAAGACTGACATATTCAAACATATGCACCCGTCTTAGAAAACTTGACGTTTAAATCTTTGCTTGTGCCTAATTTGAAAACAGAGTTCTGAAAACTCCCTTTTCCCTGGCAACTGGTGATGCTGTTTTCTCATTGGCCCGTTTTCAATGAGATCTTTAATTCTATTGGATAGATCCAACATCGAAGCAGACAACAATTGATTACTTAAACAAAACAGTGGAGTAGTAAGTCCGACCAGAAATAGGGCTTGCTCTAATTCCCACAGGGCACTGTATGAAACCCAGAGCCAATGCTTGCAATGTTCTGCTTTTTCGAGCAGGCTATACAATAAACACAGAATTGGACGAACATTGAAACACCTGTCACACCACTGTCAATCGGGTGCCATCATCAACATTTGAAGAATAATCGAAAACATCATgtcaaagatatatatatatatatatatatatatatatatatatataaccatttgATAATACTTTTGGCTCTATCCTGAgatccaattgtgattaaaaatTGTATTCTAAAGGACAAGGGGGTCGCTATCAATTCAAAATTTTGCCAACAATTAAATATTAACCATGAAAGTTCATCTTTAGCGAGATTCCCATATAGAACAATTAAAtattaaccatatatatatatcatcttatAGCGAGATTCCCATATAGGGGTAGATTTGCAGAACGTGTCTCTTGCCATCCCTCCCCCGCCCCTGCTGTGCGGCTATGGGCTGAGCCACTGAAGGCTATGTCTATAGCAGTACGTCACTGTGGACCGAGTGATCACGTTTTTGCTGTATCATACAGAAACAGCTTGAGGTTTCTCAGTTGAAGGAAATTGCGTAATGGAACGAccttaattattttgtttgcaaaacaaacaaacaaaatcaaaaacttttttttaaaaaaaaagaaaaagattgacGTATAactcatttgcattttaaaacggCAGCTACAGATCGGCGCCTTTCAGTTATAAGGTTCCATCAGATTGTTCATTATTAAAACCCATAATCGGGATTATAAAACGAGGGATCCATGCttttaatgattttgtttgttttgtgtaacaaaaaaaaaaaaaaaaaaaaaaaaaaaaaaaaaaatgttcctgggtagtaagtgttatttcctaattgcttatgcctcaaaagtatagaaaatggctattattccccacaaacattgcttttgtgaccaggacagtgatatttcaaaatatcactatttccaatgggaaaacgggcaaatgtgtgtctcttcgttcacataaagtcagaaaaaaaaacaacatatgaatccaaattaacatgtatttatactaaagtaatacaaaaatgactacaaaagatttagaagtgagtagtttttcgagatttacgattatactgtatttacagtagtcTTGGTCGCCGCACGTTCTGAACGAGAGActctggtattattattattattattattattattattattattattattattattattattattatttatcttgaCAGAAAGTGTTTTCCTTCAGTtagttttagtttattattaCCGGCTTTCCAAAAGCTCTTGAAAACATTCAGACCTGATAttcatttgctttaaaaatagaGGAACTAAAACTATATAGCCTGCTATAAACTTACAGAagacctatctatctatctatctatctatctatctatctatctatctatctatctatctatctatctatctgtatatataacaataaggaaattactttttaaaatatttttaaacactgtcaaATAATAATGCTATAAATTTATCTTTGATGTTTACTGTACTGAAATCCCCGCGGGTAACAATATTTTCCAATAGTGACACACCCGGCATACATAATAATCAACCCTAGAACCCATCAATCATACCCCTACGACACTTAACTTTCATTAACACTGTACCTGGAACTCGCAATACAACAAATGCACGCAAACAAAGTAGAGATTATAGCGTACCTTATTCCAGCCTTGACGAGGTAAGGACAGGCACAGGACTTCTCAACAGTGTTTCTAAGATCAGCGCAAGCGTGGTTATGAAGACTCGGCTCGACAGCTTGTTTGTCTTGTAACTCTGAAGCTATTTCCTGCTATTTGAGTTTTGCGAACACAGTGAATAAACTTGTAAGGTCATATGACTTTGCCAGGCTAGCGTGAACTGACAATGGGAAAGTACCGCCGCTTCCTCTTTCGTTTTTGCGTTTCAGATTTGAAAACAGCCCTGTGTACGATTTTGCAACTTCTCTGTAGCTGCTGCTGTCACTCTCGGGCGCTGTTAAAAGGAGTTATCGAACCCACCAAGCCATTCTTTATGGAAAACTATGCAGCGCAACGTTTTATCAAGTTATTGGAGACTAACATAATTGCaaaggtgtatatatatactgtatatgtgtgtgtgtgtgtgtgtgtgtgtgtgtgtgtgtgtgtgtgtgtgtgtggataaggAAATAGTAGGTTTTGTTTCAATAACAGTTTTCCAGATGATCCCACACAatgatatttttttaactgtgcagtttgtttgttttaatcgtATTCTCTTCACTGTAGTTCCTTCACGTACTTTCAATGATCATAGAATATTGTTTCAGCCTCTCACTAATCCCTGCAGATTGCATTTCTGATTACATAAACGCTTATTCATGCTGATgaataaatcaaatgttttcagttcttttttttggtaatatatatatattgtatcatGTGATTAGACAGCTTGAAATAAGAGCTTCAGTAAGCGATAATACCTCATGATCTCAACCCTAACGCACTGTACAGAAAACCTTTTTGGACGTATTCGAGGTTTATGAGGTTTGGAAATGCAAGGGGCAATATCGATACTATATTGGAAATGCAAATGGAAATATATcgatactattatatatatatatatatatatatatatagatatatagatagatatgatagatagatagatagatagatagatagatagatagatagatagacagatagatagatagatagatagatagacagatagatagatagatagatagatagatagatagatagatagatagatagatagatagatagatagatagatagcataTTCTACAAATATAGTTTTATTAGGTCAACATTAAAGTACATTTACCGCAATTCTACAATATTCATTCTAAAGCGCTCCATCGAATATTCTTAGTTAAAACTGTAATGAAAGCGCAAGCAGGCACGCTTCGTTTCTTAAAGTGAGCGTTTCATTCTCCTGCGGACAGGCGCTGCTCTTCCGTTCTCGCTACCTGCTACAGACGCAGGTATCGTAGGCTAGCTGGGCCGAACTGTCT
Above is a genomic segment from Polyodon spathula isolate WHYD16114869_AA chromosome 51, ASM1765450v1, whole genome shotgun sequence containing:
- the LOC121307010 gene encoding cathepsin S-like, which encodes MLLACVLVTLLCAPAIARLHIDPTLDLHWDLWKKTYNKDYSSQEEDGERRVTWEKNLKLITLHNLEHSLGMHTYDLGMNHLGDMTSEEVLAKLTGVRLPSNLERGNATFTRSSGAIVPDAIDWRDKGCVTEVKYQGACGSCWAFSAAGALEGQLKLKTGQLVSLSPQNLVDCSSKYGNLGCNGGYMTEAFQYVIDNQGIDSDSSYPYTAREGQCHYDPANKAASCSKYVELPEGSEEALKEAVGTVGPVSVAIDATRPQFILYRSGVYNDPSCTQIVNHGVLTVGYGTLNGQDFWLVKNSWGTHFGDQGYIRMSRNKGNQCGIALYGCYPVM